The proteins below are encoded in one region of Silene latifolia isolate original U9 population chromosome 2, ASM4854445v1, whole genome shotgun sequence:
- the LOC141643881 gene encoding kinesin-like protein KIN-UC — MATQRSGKERQTWQTPSSASLLNLSTNSLTKSVNAGGSSGGSGGAGGGGGVQNHHSNRSSKSSSVAANPNSERAVKRSVTPVSGKRSVTPLSRSHSIIAHDPEPGRVRVAIRLRPRNDEDLALDADFADCVDIQPELKKLNLKKNNWSSDSYKFDEVFTETASQKRVYEVVAKPVVESVMSGYNGTVMAYGQTGTGKTHTVGNLGKNDASERGIMVRAVEDIITNISPRHDSVEISYLQLYKEAIQDLLAPEKVNIPIVEDAKTGEVLLPGASVIKIHELDQFMELLQNGEANRHAANTKLNTNSSRSHAILTVYVRRSITGKTEHATSSEMGTGVNADMDVKMIRKSKLLIVDLAGSERIDKSGSEGHLLEEAKFINLSLTSLGKCINALAENSPHIPVRDSKLTRILRDSFGGSARTSLIITIGPSARHHAETTSTIMFGQRAMKVVNMMKVKEEFDYESLCRKLESKVDNLTKEIDREQKLRDNYINEMEKKLKQCQRSFMEAEKSLVTRSEILEKDNARLEMEMKVMLDELNDQKECNKLLRDDVARLEMSIEHYKQNQYESSTHQKALADATQMYEKQISAFIEQLKDERARSEGIESQLKHLKALLSEKESSMKQCQAESSRYHQELLEFKQKHDKKVAQLTKQLDDMLLRCEHAEKQVDSLRKLSCDQSSDQKLLSETIQLYEEKIAVMNKQLQDKHESGESLLEEIELLKKALREEKKSQSQEKSNVSDLMKRLEEKAQSHQAAVAEVESLKAENSNLVFEKEKFTGELDALKEKLLAEEKQRLTLEDELVKLKKRSPENSDDVEDKKPHVKQHMRESSSFRSAMGLSRSFSGQKATIAKICEEVGLEKILKLLSSEDIEVQMHALKVVANLAAEDINQEKIVNDGGLDALLMLLRTSQNTTILRVASGAVANLAMNETNQGMIMSKGGAQLLSETTLKTDDPQTLRMVAGAIANLCGNVSLHSALQQDGGIKALVGMTGSANADVIAQVARGLANFAKCETREVIQGHKNGRSLLMEDGALTWLIVNSKTTSESTRRHIELALCHLAQNEDNTQDFISTGGLREVMRISSESAREDIRNLAKKTLKLNPTFHAQLRADR; from the exons ATGGCGACGCAAAGATCAGGTAAAGAGAGACAAACATGGCAGACACCTTCTTCTGCTTCTTTACTCAATCTTTCTACCAATTCCTTGACTAAAAGCGTCAATGCTggtggtagtagtggtggtagtggcggtgctggtggtggtggtggtgtgcaAAATCATCATTCTAATCGATCGTCAAAGTCTTCGTCTGTTGCGGCAAACCCTAATTCTGAACGGGCGGTGAAGCGGTCGGTTACGCCGGTTTCCGGGAAGCGGTCTGTTACTCCGCTTTCTAGGAGTCATTCTATCATTGCTCATGATCCTG AACCTGGAAGAGTTAGAGTTGCTATCAGGCTTCGACCCAGAAATGATGAAGATCTTGCTCTTGATGCAGATTTTGCCGACTGCGTTGACATACAACCAGAG CTGAAGAAACTGAACTTGAAAAAGAACAATTGGAGTTCTGATTCTTACAAATTCGATGAAGTATTTACGGAAACAGCTTCCCAAAAGCGTGTTTATGAAGTGGTAGCCAAACCTGTCGTTGAG AGTGTAATGAGTGGGTATAATGGAACAGTTATGGCTTACGGTCAGACTGGTACTGGGAAGACACACACTGTTGGCAACCTTGGAAAAAATGATGCATCAGAGCGTGGTATCATGGTCAGGGCAGTAGAAGATATAATTACCAATATATCTCCAAGACATGATAGCGTGGAGATCTCCTACTTACAG TTGTACAAGGAAGCAATTCAAGACCTGCTTGCACCTGAGAAGGTTAATATTCCTATTGTTGAAGATGCAAAGACAGGAGAAGTACTGTTACCTGGTGCCTCAGTGATTAAGATTCATGAACTGGACCAGTTCATGGAATTGCTTCAAAATGGCGAGGCAAACCGTCATGCTGCAAATACAAAGCTCAATACAAATTCGTCACGCAGTCATGCAATTTTAACG GTTTATGTTAGAAGGTCTATCACTGGAAAGACAGAACATGCGACTTCTTCTGAAATGGGGACTGGAGTTAATGCAGACATGGATGTGAAAATGATACGAAAAAGCAAGCTACTAATCGTTGATTTGGCTGGGTCTGAAAGAATAGATAAATCTG GTAGTGAAGGACACTTGCTTGAAGAGGCCAAATTTATCAATCTTTCTCTCACTTCGTTGGGGAAGTGTATAAATGCGCTGGCTGAAAATAGTCCACATATCCCTGTTCGGGATTCCAAGTTGACAAGAATTCTTCGTGATTCTTTTGGAG GCTCTGCTAGGACATCTCTAATTATAACAATTGGACCTTCAGCAAGGCATCACGCAGAAACGACCAGCACGATAATGTTTGGGCAACGA GCTATGAAAGTGGTAAATATGATGAAAGTCAAAGAAGAATTTGATTATGAAAGCTTATGCCGAAAGCTTGAAAGCAAAGTTGATAATCTTACTAAAGAAATTGACCGAGAACAAAAGCTCAGGgacaattatataaatgaaatggAGAAGAAGCTTAAACAATGTCAGCGTTCATTTATGGAAGCAGAAAAGAGCTTAGTTACAAGGTCTGAG ATCCTGGAAAAGGATAATGCTCGGCTGGAAATGGAGATGAAAGTTATGCTAGATGAATTGAATGATCAAAAAGAGTGTAATAAGCTATTACGCGATGATGTCGCACGTTTGGAGATGAGTATAGAACACTATAAG CAAAATCAATATGAAAGTTCAACGCATCAAAAAGCTCTTGCAGATGCCACCCAAATGTATGAGAAACAAATATCAGCATTCATTGAGCAATTGAAGGATGAACGGGCTCGCTCAGAAGGAATTGAAAGTCAATTGAAGCATTTGAAAGCACTCCTCAGTGAGAAAGAGAGTTCAATGAAG CAATGTCAAGCAGAAAGTTCTAGATATCATCAAGAGCTCCTTGAATTCAAGCAAAAACATGACAAGAAAGTTGCACAGCTAACCAAGCAATTAGACGACATGCTCCTGCGCTGTGAACATGCTGAAAAACAAGTAGATTCATTAAGAAAGCTATCATGTGACCAGAGTTCTGATCAGAAGTTGCTCTCTGAGACGATCCAGCTTTATGAGGAGAAAATTGCTGTCATGAACAAGCAACTTCAAGACAAGCATGAAAGTGGTGAAAGTCTATTGGAAGAAATTGAATTGTTAAAGAAAGCTCTTAGAGAAGAGAAGAAAAGTCAG AGTCAGGAGAAGAGTAACGTCTCTGATCTGATGAAACGATTAGAAGAAAAAGCTCAGTCCCATCAAGCGGCTGTTGCTGAAGTTGAGTCTCTGAAAGCAGAAAATTCAAACCTGGTTTTTGAGAAG GAAAAGTTCACTGGTGAACTTGATGCGTTGAAAGAGAAATTATTGGCTGAAGAGAAGCAAAGGTTGACACTAGAAGATGAATTAGTCAAATTAAAAAAGCGATCACCTGAGAATAgtgatgatgttgag GACAAGAAACCCCATGTCAAACAGCACATGAGAGAGTCATCATCGTTCCGATCTGCCATGGGTTTAAGTCGATCTTTTTCTGGTCAGAAGGCAACTATTGCCAAAATATGCGAGGA AGTTGGGCTTGAAAAAATACTAAAGCTGTTGTCATCAGAAGATATTGAAGTCCAAATGCATGCACTAAAGGTCGTAGCTAATCTTGCTGCTGAAG ATATTAATCAGGAGAAGATTGTGAATGATGGTGGTTTAGATGCTCTCCTAATGCTTTTGAGGACATCACAGAATACCACTATTCTTAGAGTGGCTTCTGGAGCTGTCGCGAATTTGGCGATGAACG AGACTAATCAAGGCATGATAATGAGCAAGGGAGGTGCACAGCTTTTATCAGAGACAACCTTGAAAACAGATGATCCTCAAACTCTTAGGATGGTTGCTGGAGCTATTGCAAATTTGTGCGGAAATG TTTCATTACACTCAGCACTCCAACAGGATGGTGGCATCAAGGCACTCGTGGGCATGACTGGATCTGCAAACGCTGATGTGATAGCGCAGGTGGCAAGAGGGTTGGCGAACTTTGCCAAATGTGAAACCCGAGAGGTCATTCAAG GTCATAAGAATGGCCGTTCACTTCTTATGGAAGACGGTGCACTTACATGGTTGATAGTCAACTCTAAAACTACTTCAGAATCAACCAGACGACATATTGAGCTCGCTCTTTGCCATTTGGCACAAAATG AGGATAACACACAAGATTTCATATCAACGGGTGGATTGAGAGAAGTTATGCGAATTTCATCTGAATCTGCTAGAGAAGATATCCGCAACCTTGCTAAAAAGACCTTGAAACTGAATCCAACGTTTCATGCACAGTTGCGAGCAGATAGATAA